A single Glycine soja cultivar W05 chromosome 14, ASM419377v2, whole genome shotgun sequence DNA region contains:
- the LOC114383874 gene encoding BES1/BZR1 homolog protein 2-like, protein MTGGGSMGRLPTWKERENNKRRERRQRAIAAKIYTGLRAQGNYKLLKHCDNNEVVKALCAEVGWIVEEDGTTYQKGCKRPSASEIEGTTTNISYVSTTMIITPGPVVDFLISNQNVRDPFSLDWAKALKSSNYGSEPMLHNCEISISPNFTEVEGRVLQAPRW, encoded by the exons ATGACCGGCGGCGGATCGATGGGGAGATTGCCAACATGGAAGGAGAGAGAAAACAACAAgaggagagagaggagacaaaGAGCGATCGCCGCTAAGATCTACACTGGCCTTCGAGCTCAGGGGAACTACAAGCTTCTGAAGCACTGTGACAACAACGAGGTTGTGAAAGCTCTATGCGCCGAAGTTGGTTGGATCGTGGAAGAGGATGGCACCACTTATCAAAAG GGATGCAAGAGACCCAGCGCGAGTGAGATTGAAGGAACAACAACAAACATAAGCT ATGTCTCAACCACGATGATAATTACCCCTGGGCCTGTTGTGGACTTCTTAATATCCAATCAAAATGTGAGAGACCCTTTTTCACTTGACTGGGCAAAG GCACTTAAAAGTAGCAATTATGGTTCTGAACCAATGCTACATAATTGTGAGATCTCTATAAGCCCCAACTTTACTGAAGTTGAGGGTCGGGTTTTACAAGCTCCGCGG TGGTGA
- the LOC114383169 gene encoding terminal uridylyltransferase 7-like, which produces MSESFLVHFILCTLPQQYTPFKISYNTHKDKWSINELMTMCVQEEERLIMEEGEKVNLTTSNSGKDRKKSVGTNKGKILTQPTIKKESKCFFCKKKGHMKKDCPKFKSWFEKKGYGKPKEASGK; this is translated from the exons ATGTCTGAATCCTTCCTGgtacatttcattttgtgcacCCTACCTCAACAGTATACACCCTTCAAAatctcctacaacacacataaggataaatggtctattaatgaattgatgaccatgtgtgttcaagaagaggagagattgataatggaagagggtgagaaggtAAATTTGACTACTTCTAATTCTGGAAAGGATAGGAAGAAGTCTGTAGGCACCAATAAAGGAAAGATTCTGACtcaaccaacaattaaaaaggagtcaaagtgtttcttctgtaaaaagaaaggacacatgaagaaggactgccccaaatttaaaagttggtttgagaagaaag ggtatggaaagcctaaggaagccagtgggaagtga